The Cyprinus carpio isolate SPL01 chromosome A5, ASM1834038v1, whole genome shotgun sequence genome has a segment encoding these proteins:
- the LOC109050186 gene encoding serine/threonine-protein kinase Chk2-like has product MSEEPGPSGQPQSQTQSQTQSQPGSSSSSAPTSSSQGSSSGSGTLSSVDTVPVQELQSIPEDEEEVQPQVWGRVIPLVHGLSVLNCTENQYIFGRDKACDYTFNNAIVRQSTHFRTYSKKHFKIFRDENLVYVKDLSGNGTWVDDEKIGNGKQSLLSNNSVIALAEQKHQVFMFIDKMGDDQPNLPLEFSKKYHIARKIGTGVCGEVKLAIEKETCKKVALKTINKHDFPSIGTATRNAEREIEILKKIDHPCLIKTEDFYQTEDSYYIVLEYVEGGELFGRIKAKKQLEEEIAKLYFYQMLRAVEYLHNNGIIHRDLKPENVLLTSHDDICLIKITDFNQSKILEESSLMKTLCGTPTYLAPEVFTHAATVGYTKAVDYWSLGVLLFICLGGYPPFNPECSTMSVREQIINGHYRFIPSQWKKVSNEAKDLIKKLLVVDPEKRLSVEEALAHSWLNDDEMRNTANQLMHRETSKKRKAREGEGEGEGEPPSKRKPGP; this is encoded by the exons ATGTCTGAGGAACCTGGACCCAGTGGTCAGCCACAATCCCAGACCCAGTCCCAAACACAATCACAGCCTGGATCCAGCTCCTCATCCGCCCCAACATCATCAAGCCAGGGCTCGTCCTCAGGCTCAGGCACTCTGAGTTCTGTAGATACAGTACCGGTCCAGGAACTACAGTCTATTCCTGAAGACGAGGAGGAAGTCCAGCCTCAGGTGTGGGGCCGGGTCATCCCCTTGGTGCATGGATTGAGTGTGCTCA atTGCACAGAAAACCAGTATATCTTTGGAAGGGATAAAGCATGTGATTACACTTTTAACAACGCCATTGTAAGACAGTCGACACATTTCAGGACATACAGCAAGAAGCACTTTAAGATTTTTAGG GATGAGAATCTCGTCTACGTCAAGGACCTCAGCGGTAACGGCACGTGGGTGGACGATGAGAAAATAGGAAACGGGAAGCAAAGTCTTCTTAGCAATAACTCTGTAATTGCCCTGGCAGAACAAAAACATCAAG TTTTTATGTTCATAGATAAGATGGGGGACGATCAACCAAACCTTCCTTTAGAGTTCAGCAAAAAATATCACATAGCACGAAAGATTGGAAC CGGTGTCTGCGGTGAAGTCAAGCTCGCCATTGAAAAGGAAACCTGTAAAAAAGTTGCTCtgaaaactataaacaaacacgACTTCCCATCAATAGGG ACGGCCACACGCAATGCTGAGCGGGAAAttgaaattttgaagaaaattGATCAT CCGTGCCTGATCAAGACAGAAGATTTCTACCAGACGGAAGATTCCTACTACATTGTTTTGGAGTA TGTTGAAGGAGGAGAGCTGTTTGGCAGAATCAAGGCCAAGAAACAGCTGGAAGAAGAAATCGCCAAACTCTACTTCTATCAGATGCTCAGGGCTGTGGAG TATCTCCACAATAACGGGATCATACATCGAGATCTCAAGCCCGAGAATGTGCTGCTGACTTCACATGACGACATCTGTTTGATTAAG ATTACAGATTTTAATCAGTCCAAGATTTTGGAAGAATCCTCCCTGATGAAGACGCTCTGCGGGACGCCCACATATCTCGCCCCGGAGGTGTTCACACACGCTGCAACTGTAGGATATACAAAAGCAGTCGATTATTGGAGCCTGGGGGTCCTGCTGTTCATCTG TTTGGGTGGTTATCCTCCATTCAACCCCGAGTGCTCTACCATGTCGGTGCGTGAGCAGATCATTAACGGCCACTACCGCTTCATCCCATCTCAGTGGAAGAAGGTTTCAAATGAAG CCAAAGATTTGATCAAGAAGCTTCTGGTTGTGGATCCTGAAAAGCGTCTGAGTGTTGAAGAGGCGCTAGCACATTCGTGGTTGAAT GATGATGAGATGAGAAACACTGCAAATCAATTGATGCATCGTGAAACATCCAag AAACGTAAGGCacgagagggagagggagagggtgAGGGTGAACCGCCATCCAAGAGGAAACCTGGGCCTTGA